Genomic window (Arcobacter aquimarinus):
AACTTTAGAAAACTTAAATTTAGTTTTACATTTATTTAAACTTTTTACTAATCAAGGCTAAATATTTTTTTAGTTAAAATAAGAGAATTTAATTTAAAATGGATAATTTTATGGATATCAGAAAAGAATATTTAGAGTTTTTTAAAAGTAAAGGACATGAAGTTATATCTTCTATGCCACTAGTTCCAGATGATCCTACATTGATGTTTACAAATGCAGGTATGGTTCAATTTAAAGATATTTTCACAGGTTCAATCCCAAAACCTGAAAATCCCAGAGCAACTTCTTGTCAATTATGTGTAAGAGCTGGTGGAAAACATAATGATTTAGAAAATGTTGGATACACAGCAAGACATCATACTTTATTTGAAATGTTAGGTAATTTCTCATTTGGAGACTATTTTAAAGAAGATGCAATCTCTTATGCTTGGGAATTTGTAACAGTTAATTTAGCCCTTCCTATCGAAAGATTATGGGTTACAGTTCATGAAAATGATGATGAAGCATTTAATATTTGGTCAAAATATATTAATCCAGAAAGAATTATGAGATTTGGCGATAAGGACAATTTTTGGGCTATGGGAGATACAGGTGCTTGTGGACCTTGTAGTGAAATTTTCTATGACCAAGGAGAAGAACATTTTAACACTCCTGAAGACAAAATGGGTGGAGATGGAGATAGATTCTTAGAAATTTGGAACTTGGTATTTATGCAATACGAAAGAACTGCTGATGGGAAATTGAATCCTCTTCCAAAACCATCAATTGATACTGGAATGGGACTTGAAAGAGTTATTGCAATTAAAGAAGGTGTATTAAATAACTTTGATTCATCAAATTTCAAACCAATTATTGAGAAAATTGAAGAATTAGCAAATAAAAAATCAACAAAAGAAAATATTGGTTCATATAGAGTAATAGCTGATCATTTAAGAGCTACATCATTTATGTTATCACAGGGAATTTTATTTGGAAATGAAGGAAGACCTTATGTTTTAAGAAGAATTCTTAGACGGGCTGTAAGACATGGTTATTTAATAGGTTTTAGAAAACCTTTTATGGCTCAACTTCTTGATACACTTATAAATATTATGGGTAATCACTATATTGAACTTGTTGAGAATAAAAATTTTATAAAAGAACAACTTACACTTGAAGAAGATAGATTTTTCAAAACTATTGATTTAGGAATGTCTTTATTTAATGAAGAATTAGCTAATACAAAAGAGATTTTTTCAGGTGAAATAGCTTTTAAATTATACGATACATATGGTTTCCCTTTAGATTTAACAGAAGATATGTTAAGAGATAGAAATTTAAAAGTTGATTTAATAAAATTTGATGAACTAATGAATAAACAGAAAGCCATGGCAAAAGCTGCGTGGAAAGGAAGTGGAGATGCTTCGAATGAAGGTGACTTCAAGCAATTAATTGAAAAATATGGTTTAAATGAATTTGTTGGTTATGATAATACTGCTTATAAATCAAAAATCGTTGCACTTTTAGATGAAAACTTTAAAGAAATTTCTACTTTAGAAAAAGGCTCAATAGGTTGGGTTATGTTAGATAAAACACCATTTTATGCCACAAGTGGTGGACAAAATGGCGATATTGGAGCATTAGAAGATAATAAACATATTGCAATCATTGAAGAAACTTCAAAATTTCATGGATTAAATCTTTCAAAAGTAAAAGTAGAAAATTCTACTTTATCTCAAGGTGAAAATGTAGACGCAGTTGTTGTAAATAGATATGAAGTTGCAAAACATCATAGTGCAACACATTTACTTCAAAGTGCGCTAAAAATAGTTTTAGGAGAGAGTGTTTCTCAAGCAGGTTCTTTAAATGATGCCTCAAGACTTAGATTTGACTTTACTTATCCAAAAGCTATGAGCTCAGAACAAATTGAAGAAGTTGAAGATTTAGTAAATACTATGATTGCAAGAAGTATCGCTGGAAACGTAGAAGAATTACCAATTGAAGAAGCTAAAAATAAAGGTGCTATTGCTATGTTTGGTGAAAAATATGGTGATACTGTAAGAGTAGTAAGTTTTTCTGATGTTTCTGTTGAATTTTGTGGAGGAACTCACGTAAAAAATACATCTGATATTGGAAGTTTTTATATTATAAAAGAATCAGGTGTAAGTGCAGGAGTAAGAAGAATAGAGGCTGTTTGTGGAGCATCTGCTATAAAATATACAAAAGAAATTATTTCTAAAATGAATGAAATTCAAGCAGAAGTTAAAAATAATGATGTAATAGCTGGAATTAAAAAATTAAAAGATCAAATTAAAGATCTTAAAAAAGAGCTTGAAACAGCACAAAGCCAAACATCATCTCCAATAAATGAAGAAATAATTGGTGATACAAAAGTTGTTGTTTCAGTAGTTGAAAATGGCGATTTAAAGAAAATTGTTGATGATATGAAAAATGCAACTGAAAAACTTGCAATCTTACTTTTACAAGCAAAAGATGACAAAGTTATGATAGTTGCTGGAAGCAAAAATACAAATATCAAAGCTGGCGATTGGATTAAAAATATAGCACCTATCGTAGGTGGTGGAGGTGGTGGAAGACCTGACTTCGCAACTGCTGGTGGTAAAGATATAACAAAAATTGAAGATGCGAAAATTGCAGCATTAAATTATGCAAAAGAAAATTTGTAAGGATTGAAAATTGAGTGAATTATTTAATAATTTTTCAACTTTAATCATATTCTTACATGTATTATCAGCAATAATTTGGATTGGAGGAATGATTGTAATTAGATTTGCAGTTCATTACTCTATGCAAAATATTGAAGAGCCAAAAATAAAACTAGGAAGAACTCTAGAAAATCTAAAAAGATTTTTTTCTATGGTTATTCCTTCAATTATTATTCTTTTAATTACAGCAATTATTATGATTTTATCTTTAGGATTTAAAGAAACTGAACTTTATAAATTTGTAATAGCTAAAGAAGTTATTTGGACTATTATGACTATTATATTTATAGTTATTTATATAAAAAGAAATAAAGCGCAAAAAGCTTTTGATAATGGCGATTTTACAACCGCAAAAAATCAACTTGCACCTTTAGCAAAATATCTAATTCCCATAAATATTATTTTAGGACTTATTGCAGTGATTTTAGGAATTACATTAAGAGGATTTTAATCCTCTTAAATAAAATCAATCTGACAAATAATATTCAACAGTTGAAACTATTCTTACATTTTTAATATATTCAGTATTTTTATCTCTGCTTGTAATTACAAATTGACCTTGTGAAGCTTTTTTAATTTTTCCAAGTTTACTTTTTGAATCTTCTGCAAATTTAAGTGCTACACTTCTTGCATTGTTTGTTGCTTCTTCTATCATAGAAGGTTTAATATCATTTAATTTTGTATAAATGTACTCTATTTTAGAGTCATAATCATCTATTTTAAATAATATACCTTTTTTTGATAATTCAAATAATTTACCAGTAATTTCTCTCACTTTTTTTACATTTGATGAATAAATATTTATTGTTCTATTAGCTAAATATCTAACTTGAACTTCTTGATTTGAATATTCATTTGCCATTTTATCAATAATAGCTGGAGAATTTATAGTAATTTCCTCTTTCTTTATGCCATTTATTTCTAAAAAACTCAAAATTTCAGTTGTATCATTTTCAACTTTTTTATTTAAGCCATCTAAACTATTATCAATAACACTAAATCTTATAGGCCATAAAACAATATCTGCTTCAACTTCTTTTTCAGACAAACCTTTTACAATAACTGTTCTATCAAACTCTTTGTATTTAATCACACTTGTAGAGAGTAAATACCCTAAAATAGATAATCCTAAAAAAATAGAAAAACCTAAAATTAAAGAAGATTTTGTATCTAATTTTTCCATATTTAAACCTTTAAAAATAAATTTCTATTTCCATAGATAAAAAATATTACAATAAACAATATAAAAACAAACCCGTAAAGCATAATATTCCAACCAAAATGTTCATATATAATAGAAGGGAAAAATGAACCTGTAGCTCCACCTAAATAATAAAAAGTTAAATACATTCCAGATGTAAGTGATTTTTGTGATGATTTCATAGAATTTGCAAGTCCTGTACTTACTGTATGAACTGTAAACATTCCTATACAAAATAAAAACAATAATAAAAATAGATAAACAATATCTTCATTTGTTAAAAATATGGTAATAAATAAGAAAAAAGCTATAAATATAAAAATAGTATTTATTTCACCTTTAAAATAATTAACAATTCTTTTAGAACCTAAAGAGACTATTATTCCCATTCCATAACCTAAATATAATAAAGATATTTGAAATTCCGAGAAAGATTCAGAAATATCTTTTACCCTAAAAGGTAGTACATTTAAAACTCCTGCAAAAACAAAAAACATACAAAACATTATAAAATAAATCAATACAAACCTTTTATCTTTTAAAATTAATGAAATATCTTTAATTTTAGGTTTTACCATTGTTGCTTCACCTTCATAATCTAATTTATTAATAAAAAATAAAGATATTAAGATTGCAACAGATAATGAATAAAATACATATTCATAAGAAAAATTCGTAGCTATAAATCCAGAAAATATTCTCCCTACTAATCCTCCAAAAACTGTTGCAGCAACATAAATAGACATATTAAATTTTATATTTTTTTTATCAATATTTGCAAGAATACTCATAAGTGAAGTTAGAATTGCTGGAATCACTAAAGCCTCACAAATTCTAAGAAATAAAAATAGTTCATAAGATTTAGCAAGTCCTAAAAATATATTTGTAATTAATAAAATAAAAGAAGCACGTATTAACATCTTTTTTGCACAAACTTTTTCTAAGATATATCCATAAATTATTGGTGAAATTGCTAAAAACAGCATTATAACTGCTGTAAATTGTGAAGCTTGAATAATTGATATACCAAACTCATTAGCTAATAAAGGCTGTAAAGGTTGGGTTGCATACATAACTGATAAAACAATAATAATACAATATATAATAATTAATAAATTACCTTTCAAAATATTCCCTTTCTTTGCTGAAATATGAATTTAACATATTCATTCGAACTAAACTATTTTTATAATTAGTAAAAAATCTAGGTTTATTTAAATATAAATTTATATAAGCTTCATCAAATTCTTTAATTAATCTATCTGAATAAATTCCATTATAATCAATAATAAAATAATCTTCATAAACCGTATAAATATAAATAATGTTCATAAAATATTTTTCATCAACTAAATAAGTACTAAATTCATAATTTTTAAACTCTTTTCTCTCTATCAATTTAAAAGAATCTATTTTTAATGTAGATTTAAATAAATCTGTAAAAAAACCTCTTGATAATCCATTCCATTTACAATTACTATTCAAGTTAATGTATTCAACAAATACTTGTCCAAATTCTTTTGTTGTAGACTTACCAATATAAGAAAAATTTGTGCATGAATCAAAAGTACTATTTTTTTCATTTAACACTAATTGTAATTTATTATCCAAATTTAAATTTTTTGTTGAATTACATCCAATTATTAAAAAAATAAACATTAGAAAAATTGTTTGTTTAATCATATCTTTTTCCCTAAAATTAATAACTTATTATATACCTTTAAAATTAAAACTTGACATATTTTTATTTTTTTTATATCATTGGACAGCTATTTTCAAAACTAATCCAAAAAAAGGGCATATTAAATGAATTTCAAGAATATATTCACCGTATTTATTTTCATGAGCCTATTTTTTACAGGTTGTTCTTATAAAAGTAGCGAAGAAGTAATTGATATGTCCTCTTACAACAAAAATAAAAATTTAGAACATACTCCTTACAAAAATATTCAAAAAAATACAAAAATTTCAAAAACTCAAAAAAGTGATTTCTTCAAAAAATATACTAATCAAAATTATACTTCAAAAAAACAAGTTTTAAATAATGAACTCTTTGATTTTTATTCTCAATGGGAAGGCGTTAGATATAAATTAGGTGGAAGTAATAAAAATGGAATAGATTGCTCTGCATTTATACAAAAAGCTTTTAAAGAAAAATTTGATTTAGAAATGCCTAGAACGACTGTTTCTCAAGCTAAAATCGGTAAAGAAATAAATAAAAATGAATTAGAAGTTGGTGATTTAGTTTTTTTCAAAACAGGGAGAACAAACCACGTTGGAATTTATATAGATAATGGTAAATTTATGCACGCTTCTACTAAAATTGGGGTTACTATATCTGATTTACAAAATGAATATTTCAAAAAGAACTATTGGAAAGCACAAAGAATTATTGATTAATACTAGAAGGAGATTAATTTGATTAAAAAAATATTTTTTATACCTACTGCAGTATTATTATTTTCTGCTTGTTCTCATAATAATCAATTAGCTGAAAAATCAACAAAAGATGAATCTTTAAATAAAAAACAAATAATACTCTCTTATGATGAATATAAGAAACAATTTGACACAAAAAATCAAAAAGTTATCAGTAAACCTCTCAATACTAATTCTTATTTATTAAGTAAACAATATGAAAGTGTTTTATCAAATAATAAAGAAGAAAAAAATATTTCTAATTTAACTTCTCAACTTCCAAAAAAAACACAAGTTTTTACTGATTTTTATAATGAATGGAAAAATGTAAAATATAAAATGGGTGGAACTTCAAAAAGTGGAATTGATTGTTCTGCTTTCACTCAAAAAATTTATAAAGAAAAATTTAATATTTCTCTTCCTAGAACAACTATAACACAAGTAAATGTTGGTACTGAAGTTAAAAAATCAGAATTAATTCCTGGTGATTTAGTTTTTTTCAAAACAAGTAAAACAGATAAACACGTAGGTGTTTATGTTGGAGATAATAAGTTTTTACATGCTTCTATAAAAGGTATTCAATATACAAGTTTGGATAAACCATTTTATAAAAAGAATTATTGGACTTCAAGAAGAATTATGAATTAATTCTTTAGATTAGATGAAATAAAGTAGATGTATTTTTGTGTTTAGGAAGCAGAAAGGATACAAATGAATGTTTATACATCTACATTTATTTCATTAATTATAAAATAATTGTATGATAATTATATGATTTTCTATAAATCAAAATAGTTTGATAAAATATATAAACAAATAATACAAACTATATACATCTTTATAGCATAAGATATATTCATCATAAAAATCTCTTTTGCACTACAAGCGTATCTTGCAACTATTGTAAGATTTAATCCTGAAAATGGTGATGTTGAAACAGTGGTTGACCAAGCCATCAGAAATGTAACTGCTAAAAAAGTATGATTTACGCCACTTAAATAATCCCCAATTATTGAAATTGTAATTATTGGATGAATTCCAACAAATGATAAAATAATAAAAGATAAAAGAAGTAAAGAAGCAATTTTCCAATCAAAATTTGTAAAAGGTAGAGTAAAATTTAAACCTATTAAAATAGTTCCAATAATTATTCCAAACATTCCTGCAACTAAAAAAAGTGAGATTTCACTTTTCATTTTTGGTAATTCATCTGTAATATGAATTGTTAAAGTTTTAAATGAAGTTTTTATTCCTTTTTTAATAGGCAAAATAATTATAGTCATAATTATAGAAAATAATGAAATTAAAACTATTACTTTTAAATCTGGGAAATAATTATTAGTAATTAGCACTAATAAAGCTAATAAAAATGGTAAAAAAAGTGAATTAAAAGATAATGGATAACCATAAAAGTTTTCAATATCATAGGCTTTCTCTTTTATCACATCGTAATAAGTTATTATAAAAGCTATAAAAGCAAGTATTATTCCATTGATTACTATTACAGAACTATTTAGCTTTGGAGCATAAGTAATTGCAGCAGCAAATGCAACAAAAAATGGGGACCAGTAAGCATCACTTGAAAATGCCCTAGTTAAAAGAATAATTTGAGATTTACTCAATGGTGCTTTTTTATACATTTTATCTGCTACTAATATTAAAGAAGAAAGATTAATTACAGAACCAAAAAGATGTACACTAAGATAAGTCTTTATAAAAGATTTTTTACCTTTTGGTAAACTAGAAGTTTTATCTTTTTTTGGCATTGCAATTAATCTCAAAAAACCAACTCCAATTAAAAGAGCTAATAAATATTGATTAACTGTAAATATTTTAATTAAATTTATTTCAAAATTATTAACTAAAACAATTATATATCCTAAAAAACTAAGTAATAAAAGTACAATAATTAGAGTTTTATTTTTAAGTGTAAAAAAAAGAAGTAAAAATGCAATCCATGTAAAAATTCCAGCAACAATAATCATATTATTTTGAAAAAAATATGCAAATATAGTTACTAAGAAAGATAAAAATATTAAAATACCTGAAAGTTTAGATAGCATTATCATATATTAACTTTTATTCCTTTTTAGAAAAATTGATAAATAAATTCCTACTGCAATAAATATTGTTCCTATTAAATGATAAACAAGAACTTTTTCTTTTAAAAATATATATGCTAACATTGCCCCAAAAATTGGCATTAAGTGTGCAAATTGACCAGCTTTATTTGCACCTATTTCAATTGTTGCTCTATTCCAAAAATAAAAAGAAAGTATAGATGGAAAAATTACAATATAAATTAATGAATATAATACCTCTTTATTTTCTAAAAACGTAAATTCTAAATTATAACCTTGATATATAAACACCAAATATAAAATCAATGTTCCTAATAATGTAGTTATAGAAAAAAACTCAAAGGTGTTTAATTCTTTTGGTTTATACTTTAATAATACTGAATATAAAGCCCAATCTATACATGCAGCTATTATCCATAAATCTCCAATCGTAAAATGCAATTCAAAGATATGCTCTATTTCACCTTTTAAAATCAAATAAAAAACTCCGATTGTTGAAAGAAATACTCCAAAAAGTTGTATTTTACTAATAGAAATTTTAAAAATTATTGCAGAAAAAATTATGATAAATATTGGAGTACTTGAATTTATCAACAAAGCGTTTGTTGCAGTAGTTGTTTGTAAACCATAATATAAAAATGTATTAAATCCAGCAATTCCTAATCCACCTAAAACAAATAAAATTAAATACTCTTTTTTCAATATTATTAATAAATTTTTATAATGAACTAAAATAAAAGGTAATAAAATTAAAAGTACAAAAAACCATCTATAAAAAGACAATTCAATTGGGCTAATATCATTTGAAATCAATCTTCCAAAAACAAAATTTCCAGACCAAAAAAGTACACATAAAACTAAAAGAATATAATATTTCATAAATAACTTTCAAATTTTTTCGTATTATACATAAAAGAAATAATATGAAACTTTTTTAGTAATTAATACGATTTTTATGCGATTAAAATATCCATTTATCTATAATTAAACTAAAAAAGGATTGTTTTGTTAAGACTTGGTTCAAATTCACCAACTCGTGCACTAATTTTAAAAAACTTTGGTATTGATTTTGTTCAAAATGGTGGAAATTTTGATGAAGATTCAATAAAAACTATTGATCCAAAATCATTTTGTTATGAAGCTACTAAAGGCAAATTCAACGAACTTTACAATAAATACGGAGTTGAAGATATGCCTTTACTTGTAGCAGATAGTGTTGTAACTTGTAAAGGAAAACTTCTTAGAAAAGCAAAAGATTTAGATGATGCAAAAGCTATGCTTGAACTTCAAAGTGGGAATAAAACTTCAGTTATAACTTGTATGATTTATAAATCAAAATTTAAAGAAATTATAGATATTTCTATTACTTCTTATGAATTTACAAACTTTAATAAAAATCATATAAATGAATATCTAAACTCTGGTGAATGTTTTGGAAAAGCTGGAGCTATTATGGTTGAAGGTTTTTGTAAACCATATATTAAAAAAGTCATAGGCTATGAAAGTACTGCAATGGGTTTATGTGTTGAAAAATTAAAAGTATTTATGTAATTTAAGAGGAATAATTCCTCTTAAATATTAATCAAAAGATGGTTTTTCAGTCTCTATTGTAGATTCTGGTAATTGTGGATAAACAATTTCTGGTTTAGTTCCTTTTAATGCTTTTAAGAATGTAACTATTTCAGCAGCATCAGCATCTGAAATTTGAATTCCTAATTGTACAGAACCCATTTCTTTAACTGCTTCATTTAATGACCAAATTTGTCCATTATGGAAATATGGAGCTGTTTCAGTAATATTTCTTAAAGTTGGTGTTTTAACCATACCATTAGAATCTCCTTTAAAATCACCAACATTTGTAAATTTATATTGAGCTGCTACTTGGAATGGTTGCATAGTTCCACCTAATGCAATACCATTATGACAAGATGTACAACCTTTATCTATAAATTTATTTAAACCTTTTTTCTCTTCATCACTTAAAGCTTTTTCATTTCCGTTTAAATAATCGTCGAATCTTGATGGAGTTACCAATGTTTTTTCAAAAGTTGCTATTGTTGCAGTAATTTTTTCAAAATCTATTTTTACATCTTTTCCATAAGCACCTTTAAACTCTTCAACATATGTAGGAATTGAGTTTATTCTTTGCTCAACTAATGGAGCTGGTGCTGCCATTTCAGGACCTGCTTGAACTGGACCTTGTGCTTGATCAGCTAAATGAGGACTTCTTCCATCCCAAAATTGAGCTTTAAAAAACACTGAATTATATACAGTTGGTGAATTTAAATGATGAGGATTTGCTGTCCAACCATGACCAATAGCAGCAGGAACACCATCAGCTCCACCTAAAGCTAAATTATGACATGTATTACACGAAATAAGATTACTTTTTGAAAGTCTTGGATCAAAATATAACTTTTTTCCTAATTCAACTTTTGCATCTGTAATAGGATCATTTTTATCATCAATTAACTTCATTATTTCTGTTTTTGTTGCAGGAATTGCTTCTAACCCACTTTTTTTTGCTTTTGTTAACAAAGAACTATCTGCAAATAATGAACTTGCTCCTAAAAGACATACAGCTAAAGATGTAACTAATTTCATATTATCTCCTTCTAATTAAATAATATTAACTATAGGATAAATTTTATTAAATGAAAATTAATTTTATACATTTTTTGAATTTTTATTATAAATATATCTTATAATACAAGATAAAAAAACTCCTATTTAAAGGGATTTTTATGAATTTAAACAAGATATTTTTTATCTTGTTTATAGTTTTTAAAAGATTATTTTATCTTATTAACTAATTGTTCAGGTAGAATTTCAAGATATTTTTCTATATCTTTTGTATCACCATGTTCTATAAATGAATCAGTATATTCAAAAGATATTATTTGTATATTAAATATTTTTTCTTCATTTAAAACTTCTAAAATAGCACTAGCCACTCCAGCTTGTTTTTGTGAATCACTAAATACATACCAAGTATCATACTTTTGAGATAAGTTAATTAACATCTGCTTATCAATTGGTTTTACAAATCTCAAATCTAAAACTGTAATATTATCTTTATGTAAAATTTCTGTATCAATAGCTCTTGAAACACCTGCACCATATCCAATAAATAATTTATTAGAATTTCCAACTTTTAGTATTTCAGCTTTCCCTAATTCAAATTGAGTTGGAGTATAAATTAAATCTTTAAATGCTCCTCGTGGATATCTAATTGCACTTGGACTAGTTAATGTATAAGCAAATTCTAACCCTAATTCTAAAGTTTTATTATCACGTGGAGCAAATAAAATCATATTAGGAATAAATCTTAAATAAGAAACATCAAAAGCTCCCTGATGTGTTTCGCCATCATTTCCAACAATTCCTGCCCTATCCATTGCAAAAACAACTGGTAAATTCATTAAACAAACATCATGAATTATTTGGTCAAATCCTCTTTGTAAAAAAGTAGAATAAATAGTAATATAAGGTTTAAATCCCTCTTTTGCCATAGCTGCCATTGAAGTAATAGCATGTTGTTCAGCAATTGCCACATCCCAAAATCTATTAGGATATTTATCTATTAA
Coding sequences:
- the alaS gene encoding alanine--tRNA ligase: MDIRKEYLEFFKSKGHEVISSMPLVPDDPTLMFTNAGMVQFKDIFTGSIPKPENPRATSCQLCVRAGGKHNDLENVGYTARHHTLFEMLGNFSFGDYFKEDAISYAWEFVTVNLALPIERLWVTVHENDDEAFNIWSKYINPERIMRFGDKDNFWAMGDTGACGPCSEIFYDQGEEHFNTPEDKMGGDGDRFLEIWNLVFMQYERTADGKLNPLPKPSIDTGMGLERVIAIKEGVLNNFDSSNFKPIIEKIEELANKKSTKENIGSYRVIADHLRATSFMLSQGILFGNEGRPYVLRRILRRAVRHGYLIGFRKPFMAQLLDTLINIMGNHYIELVENKNFIKEQLTLEEDRFFKTIDLGMSLFNEELANTKEIFSGEIAFKLYDTYGFPLDLTEDMLRDRNLKVDLIKFDELMNKQKAMAKAAWKGSGDASNEGDFKQLIEKYGLNEFVGYDNTAYKSKIVALLDENFKEISTLEKGSIGWVMLDKTPFYATSGGQNGDIGALEDNKHIAIIEETSKFHGLNLSKVKVENSTLSQGENVDAVVVNRYEVAKHHSATHLLQSALKIVLGESVSQAGSLNDASRLRFDFTYPKAMSSEQIEEVEDLVNTMIARSIAGNVEELPIEEAKNKGAIAMFGEKYGDTVRVVSFSDVSVEFCGGTHVKNTSDIGSFYIIKESGVSAGVRRIEAVCGASAIKYTKEIISKMNEIQAEVKNNDVIAGIKKLKDQIKDLKKELETAQSQTSSPINEEIIGDTKVVVSVVENGDLKKIVDDMKNATEKLAILLLQAKDDKVMIVAGSKNTNIKAGDWIKNIAPIVGGGGGGRPDFATAGGKDITKIEDAKIAALNYAKENL
- a CDS encoding SIMPL domain-containing protein codes for the protein MEKLDTKSSLILGFSIFLGLSILGYLLSTSVIKYKEFDRTVIVKGLSEKEVEADIVLWPIRFSVIDNSLDGLNKKVENDTTEILSFLEINGIKKEEITINSPAIIDKMANEYSNQEVQVRYLANRTINIYSSNVKKVREITGKLFELSKKGILFKIDDYDSKIEYIYTKLNDIKPSMIEEATNNARSVALKFAEDSKSKLGKIKKASQGQFVITSRDKNTEYIKNVRIVSTVEYYLSD
- a CDS encoding MFS transporter translates to MKGNLLIIIYCIIIVLSVMYATQPLQPLLANEFGISIIQASQFTAVIMLFLAISPIIYGYILEKVCAKKMLIRASFILLITNIFLGLAKSYELFLFLRICEALVIPAILTSLMSILANIDKKNIKFNMSIYVAATVFGGLVGRIFSGFIATNFSYEYVFYSLSVAILISLFFINKLDYEGEATMVKPKIKDISLILKDKRFVLIYFIMFCMFFVFAGVLNVLPFRVKDISESFSEFQISLLYLGYGMGIIVSLGSKRIVNYFKGEINTIFIFIAFFLFITIFLTNEDIVYLFLLLFLFCIGMFTVHTVSTGLANSMKSSQKSLTSGMYLTFYYLGGATGSFFPSIIYEHFGWNIMLYGFVFILFIVIFFIYGNRNLFLKV
- a CDS encoding NlpC/P60 family protein translates to MSLFFTGCSYKSSEEVIDMSSYNKNKNLEHTPYKNIQKNTKISKTQKSDFFKKYTNQNYTSKKQVLNNELFDFYSQWEGVRYKLGGSNKNGIDCSAFIQKAFKEKFDLEMPRTTVSQAKIGKEINKNELEVGDLVFFKTGRTNHVGIYIDNGKFMHASTKIGVTISDLQNEYFKKNYWKAQRIID
- a CDS encoding C40 family peptidase, which produces MIKKIFFIPTAVLLFSACSHNNQLAEKSTKDESLNKKQIILSYDEYKKQFDTKNQKVISKPLNTNSYLLSKQYESVLSNNKEEKNISNLTSQLPKKTQVFTDFYNEWKNVKYKMGGTSKSGIDCSAFTQKIYKEKFNISLPRTTITQVNVGTEVKKSELIPGDLVFFKTSKTDKHVGVYVGDNKFLHASIKGIQYTSLDKPFYKKNYWTSRRIMN
- a CDS encoding tellurium resistance protein TerC, which gives rise to MIMLSKLSGILIFLSFLVTIFAYFFQNNMIIVAGIFTWIAFLLLFFTLKNKTLIIVLLLLSFLGYIIVLVNNFEINLIKIFTVNQYLLALLIGVGFLRLIAMPKKDKTSSLPKGKKSFIKTYLSVHLFGSVINLSSLILVADKMYKKAPLSKSQIILLTRAFSSDAYWSPFFVAFAAAITYAPKLNSSVIVINGIILAFIAFIITYYDVIKEKAYDIENFYGYPLSFNSLFLPFLLALLVLITNNYFPDLKVIVLISLFSIIMTIIILPIKKGIKTSFKTLTIHITDELPKMKSEISLFLVAGMFGIIIGTILIGLNFTLPFTNFDWKIASLLLLSFIILSFVGIHPIITISIIGDYLSGVNHTFLAVTFLMAWSTTVSTSPFSGLNLTIVARYACSAKEIFMMNISYAIKMYIVCIICLYILSNYFDL
- a CDS encoding DMT family transporter, translated to MKYYILLVLCVLFWSGNFVFGRLISNDISPIELSFYRWFFVLLILLPFILVHYKNLLIILKKEYLILFVLGGLGIAGFNTFLYYGLQTTTATNALLINSSTPIFIIIFSAIIFKISISKIQLFGVFLSTIGVFYLILKGEIEHIFELHFTIGDLWIIAACIDWALYSVLLKYKPKELNTFEFFSITTLLGTLILYLVFIYQGYNLEFTFLENKEVLYSLIYIVIFPSILSFYFWNRATIEIGANKAGQFAHLMPIFGAMLAYIFLKEKVLVYHLIGTIFIAVGIYLSIFLKRNKS
- the maf gene encoding septum formation inhibitor Maf; protein product: MLRLGSNSPTRALILKNFGIDFVQNGGNFDEDSIKTIDPKSFCYEATKGKFNELYNKYGVEDMPLLVADSVVTCKGKLLRKAKDLDDAKAMLELQSGNKTSVITCMIYKSKFKEIIDISITSYEFTNFNKNHINEYLNSGECFGKAGAIMVEGFCKPYIKKVIGYESTAMGLCVEKLKVFM
- a CDS encoding cytochrome-c peroxidase produces the protein MKLVTSLAVCLLGASSLFADSSLLTKAKKSGLEAIPATKTEIMKLIDDKNDPITDAKVELGKKLYFDPRLSKSNLISCNTCHNLALGGADGVPAAIGHGWTANPHHLNSPTVYNSVFFKAQFWDGRSPHLADQAQGPVQAGPEMAAPAPLVEQRINSIPTYVEEFKGAYGKDVKIDFEKITATIATFEKTLVTPSRFDDYLNGNEKALSDEEKKGLNKFIDKGCTSCHNGIALGGTMQPFQVAAQYKFTNVGDFKGDSNGMVKTPTLRNITETAPYFHNGQIWSLNEAVKEMGSVQLGIQISDADAAEIVTFLKALKGTKPEIVYPQLPESTIETEKPSFD